The window CCCTGTGTTACAGCTTTGATAAAAAGGGAGACATCCATTACCTGATCAAGTGGAAGGACCTGCCCTATGACCAGTGCACCTGGGAGATCGATGACATAGACATCCCCTACTATGAGAACCTCAAACTGCTCTATTGGAACCACAGGTGTGAGCCCACAGCCAGgggggctgggcagagccagggcagctcGTGTGGGTGTTTGGGACAAGGGGGACACAGAGGTGCCCCCCTTTTGGACACACTGACACTGCTCGCAGTGGCTTCTCTTCCAAGAGCAGTGGGGCAGCGCTGATGAAGGCTGTCCCTCCTGATGTGCCATTTTGGGGCTGCTGGGCAATCCCACCTGCTCTTTCCCAGCCTGTGCTCCCCTTCCCCTGTGTCTGCACTGCCATGACATTCACGGTCtccatggctgtgctgcctgttcTGGGGGAAAACCACTGTACTCTGAGTTTGCTGTTCTTCATTCTGGAGACTGTTGTGAGGGGAAGAATCAATGCCCTGTGAGTGGCCATGCCAACTGGGCCAGAAGAGCTCCTGTGGGGAGGGGGACAGTGGGGTGTGGGAGGTGTTTCTGTCCCTCAGCTCGGAGCTGAGGGAACAGTGACCCTCCTGCCACCCTGACGTGCGCTGGGTGTCACAGGGAGCTGATGCTGGGGGAGGATGCACGCCCTCTGAAGAAGCTGaacaagaaagggaaaaagctgaaagaggagaagctggaaaagcCTCCAGAGACACCCCTTGTGGATGTGAGTGAGAGTGGTTGGGGCAGTATGGAGGCATGGGAACCTAGAGGGAGGGTGGGCTGTCTGTGCCCTTGTCCTGTGAGGTTGTGCTCCTCTGGTCCTCCTTTGGGGGCTCTGTTTTCATTGACAATTCTGGAGTGGTGTTGCTGTGAGGAGCCTGGGgactgggctgtgccagggaccaCGTGGGTGTCTCCTTTGGAGCTGTTGGATGTTACAAACCTAAAGAGGGGATGTGCTTGCgtgcaggggaaggaggggcaggTGGTTTTCACTGCTCTGTGCCTTGGCTCTTTTCAGCCCACAGTGAAGTTTGACAAGCAGCCGTGGTACATTGATGCCACGGGAGGCACGCTGCACCCTTACCAGCTGGAAGGGCTGAACTGGCTGAGATTCTCCTGGGCACAAGGGACGGATACAATCCTGGCTGATGAGATGGGGCTAGGGAAGACGGTGCAGACTATTGTGTTCTTGTATTCCCTGTACAAGGAGGTGAGTGGAGCGCCCGGCAGTCCCCGAGGCGGCCGCGAGCTGCTGGGTACGGGGAGAACAGCCTGGGCTCTGTCTCCCTGAGCAGGGCCACTCCAAAGGGCCGTACCTAGTCAGTGCCCCCCTCTCCACCATCATCAACTGGGAGCGTGAGTTCGAGATGTGGGCACCCGACTTCTACGTTGTCACCTACACGGGGGACAAGGAGAGCCGGTCGGTCATCCGGGAAAATGAGTTTTCCTTCGAAGACAACGCCATCCGCAGCGGGAAGAAGGTGTTCCGGATGAAGGTGGGGGTTGAATTTGTGCCTGTCCTGTGGCTTTACCTGTCAGTgagaaggggagaggagaatTTGACCTGGAGAGGGGAGGCTGGTTCAATCCCTCATCAGCCACTGAGGGAAGCTGGCACTGTTTACAAACGCAGGAGATTTGTGATGAGCTTTACAGGTTTCTGCCAgagcttttctgcttctgtagTCTCCTGCTTGGTTCTTGTGTTTGGGTGTTTCGCTGGCACGACTCAGCCCTGCTGCGGGTTCTGTGCCAGGCAGTGCAGCCCTTCTCATCTTGGATCACATGCAGCAGCAACAAAGATGGAGGCTGTCCTGTTTTCTGCTCTCTTATCCcagcttttctctccctctgctcctccagaaGGAAGCCCAGATCAAGTTCCATGTCCTGCTCACGTCCTACGAGCTGATCACCATTGACCAGGCGGTGCTGGGCTCCATAGAGTGGGCCTGTCTGGTGGTGGATGAAGCACACAGGCTGAAGAACAACCAGTCCAAAGTAGGTGGCAGGCATTTgtgagtgttttttttttttttttcctctctttaacATCCTCTGGCACTAAAAGCCCTTCAGCAGTGGGAGAGGCAGCTGCCTGGCAGTCCTTGGATAGGCTGTCATGAAAGGCCATTGATCCCTCTCTGTCCTCTCCCCTTCATCTGAGGCTCAGTGCAGTCTCCATCTCCTGGGACGTTCACTGTCCCTGGTGCAGGAGGAGACAAGTGGTGCGACCCAAGGACACGCAGGATTGCTGCCTGTGCCCAGTGGGAatggctgggagcaggacatgctgccaccctgctctgcctgcccagTGTGGGGGCCACTGCTCAGTCTCCACAGTGACACATTGGTTCCTTGCAGCCCTTGTCACCCAAacttatttcttttccagttctttAGAGTACTGAACAGCTACAAGATCGATTACAAGCTGCTTCTCACAGGGACTCCGCTCCAGAACAACTTGGAAGAGCTCTTCCACCTGCTCAATTTCTTGACTCCAGAGAGGTTTAAGTAAGTTGCACTTGCTCGGGCCGTCGGGGTGGCTCCTCGCTCTGGCTTTGGTGCAGGCACACGAGTGTTATCTCCTCATGTGTCTCGAGAGCTCTGCCCTGGTTTTTAAGTCATAAAGCAGCAGATCCCTTCGCTTGCAAATGCCCTTGTTGCTCAGCGCTGTGGGGGTCTGGCTGCTTCCACAGCAACCTGGAGGGGTTCCTGGAGGAGTTTGCAGACATCTCCAAGGAGGACCAGATCAAAAAGCTCCATGACCTGCTGGGTCCCCACATGCTGCGGCGGCTCAAGGCCGATGTGTTCAAGAACATGCCGGCCAAGACAGAGCTGATTGTGCGAGTGGAGCTGAGCCAGATGCAGAAGTGAGTGACTCCAGTGCATTCCCCAGGGGTGTCTGGCTTCCCCCAATGTGGTGAGGAGGTGTCAGTGGGGATTGAGGGGTCAGAGGCACCCCGCTGGCCTGGGGcgtgctgcaggaggagttggGAGTACTTTGTGTCTCGCCCAGGGGTGTGTTCCATGTGGCTGAACTGGGCTCTGCTGGTTCTGGGGGCATGGGAGCCTGGCAGTGTGGCTCTGCTGGTTCTGGGGGCATGGAGAAAACACTGAGGCTGAATCCCCTTCTCCCATTCCTGGCCCTAGGACAtggcctgtgctgctggtgtgCCTGGGTCAGCCTGGAGCgttgctgctgctccagctctggttCTGCTGGGCTGACCTGTTCAGGTTCAGTGGCATCTCTTGCAGCTCAGGGCACCTGCAGGGAGGGTCTGTCGCTTCTTCCCTGCCTGGTGGGCAGGAGGGCTTGGCTGGCACCCAGCAGAGAGGGGTGGTGGAGGTGCTGTGCCCCCCAATCCATCccactgccagggctgtgaTCCCCCCAGAGCAACTGGAAAGACCCAGCCCTAGGTGCTGAATGGCTTTTAAAATCCTCCAGACGTCCATTTTGCATCTCCAGTGAGACTCGGGGGGGTTTAATTCAGCGCCCCCCTGTTTGTGCCAGTCCCACACCTGCCCCAGCCAACACGGTGTCTGTCCCATCCCCCCTCCTGCAGGAAGTACTACAAATTCATACTGACGAGGAACTTCGAAGCCCTGAATTCCAAAGGTGGTGGGAACCAGGTCTCGCTGCTCAACATCATGATGGACCTGAAGAAGTGCTGCAATCACCCGTACCTGTTCCCTGTGGCAGCCGTGGTACGTCTCCTGCCTTTGCACCCTTGGGCACGTCTCACAGTGCTGGGTGGCAGCTGCTTCCATCACCCTGCTGTGGTTAACGCTGTGGGTTTCCACACGAGTGGTTTCATGCAAggagtttgttttttgttctggAAATGCGAGTGAAGTTCTCCACGAGGTTAATGTGAGTTGTCCTTGTGGGCATTGACCATGCTGCCTTCACAGGAGGCCCCGGTGCTGCCCAATGGATCTTACGATGGGAATTCTTTGGTCAAATCTTCTGGGAAACTGATGCTGCTCCAAAAGATGCTGAAGAAGTTACGGGATGGGGGTCACAGAGTTCTGATCTTCTCGCAGgtgagagcagggagggataataataaacaaacttttaaaggaatttttaaaaattacatgcGGGGAAATTTGTGCTTGGAACAGACACAAATAGGTGGAATAGCTGGTGACAGCTTCTCCCCCAGGCAGCCATGGCAGTCATGGTGGgagggctgtgtcccagctcgCTCCTGAGGGAGCGCCTGTCATGTCTAAGAGCTCTGTTAGGATAGAAAGGAGACAGCAGCCACGAGGCTCCTCTTTGGGGAGGGGCAGTCAGACACAATTCCTTCCTGCTGGCAGAGTTGCCTGTAGAAGATGAGATGCAAGTGTTgctcctctggcagctgctggctgtgcttgCTTTGCCGACcatgctgtgctgccagcaccGAGGCTCTGGGCTGCGGGCAGGGAccgtgctggggcagggcaggtcCCCAGGGGAGGCAGGGGTGTTTGACCATGCAGACCCTCTCATGCCAGGGTTGCCTTGCCCTGTAGATGACAAAGATGCTGGATTTGCTGGAGGATTTCCTGGAGTATGAAGGCTACAAGTACGAGCGGATCGACGGGGGCATCACCGGCGGCCTGCGCCAGGAGGCCATCGACAGGTTCAATGGTACTCGCTcaccttcctgccctgctgagggGTGCCCATGGGGGGGATGGCAGGgggtggccagcagcaggtcaTCTGCCAGTGCCCCGAGCTCGTGCCACACTCGCAGTTCTGGCTTCCCGTGGCTGCTCCTACCACACTGTTGAGCCCTTGAGTTGGTTCCCACAAGGAACCCTGAGTGTGCCAGCAGCTGTTCAGCTGGAGgggctcctgcctttccctccaAGACCTCAGCAGATTACAGAGCTTCCCCTTTGCTCTGGAGCTAGGTTCTGCACTACCTGGTTCCCCGGGAGCGATGTGTTTTCACTCCTTGCCACCCCTGCCTCTTGCTTGTCAGCTTTGGAAGCCATTCTGTCCCTCCAAAAtggtgctgctcctctctgtgaGCTGTGCTTCTTTCTGCCTCACCTGTTCCCACCTCTGGGTTTGTCGTTTTCAGCTCCTGGGGCTCAGCAGttctgcttcctcctctccacCCGTGCCGGTGGTCTGGGCATAAACCTTGCTACAGCCGACACTGTCATTATTTATGATTCTGACTGGAATCCCCACAATGACATCCAGGTTTCTgactttcccttttccttcctgtataGTAAGTACCTCTCTGGCTCTGCCCTCTCTTTGAACACCCTCACTGGCTTTTTAGTATCTTCTCTTGAGAGTTGCTGACACTTTCTTGTGAGCGTTTCTGCTCAGGAGTCCCCTTCCCACACCCTCTGGCCTCATCCCGGCCTCTCTGCAGTCTAGGAGAGACCTGACACCTAAAATTGGCTCTCCCCTGCAACATTCTCACTTCTTCCTCATACTTGTCCTCAGCTGGGTGCCTCTCATGGAGCTTGGAGGGTGAGGAGCACGGCCCTCCTGTCCAGCTGGCGCCGTGCCACCCTTGCCAGCTCCGTCTTCTGCCTGCAGGCGTTCAGCAGAGCTCACCGCATCGGGCAGAACAAGAAGGTGATGATTTACCGCTTCGTGACCAGGGCCTCTGTGGAGGAGCGCATCACCCAGGTGGCCAAAAGGAAGATGATGCTCACCCACCTGGTGGTCCGCCCGGGGCTTGGCTCCAAGTCGGGCTCCATGACCAAGCAAGAGCTGGATGACATCCTGAAGTTTGGGACAGAAGAACTCTTCAAGGATGATGTGGAGGGTGAGGTGGGAGTGCTCTGTGCGAGGCAGGGCCCTCTCTGAGCGGATGGGACTCACTCTTctctccctgtgccacaggCATGGTGTCTCAGGGACAGCGGATTGCCATGGCGGATGCCGTTACCCCTTTCTCGGACACACTGTCAACAAAAGGGGGTGCAGCAACCCCTGGCATGAAAAAAAAGCATGGTGGCACCCCTCCAGGTGTGTAACCCCTCTTAGTGTCCCTTTGCCTGGCTCAGGAGCGGACTGTCCAGCACCCTGATCAGCGCTGCTGTTGCCCTCGCTGTGCTCTCCAGGTGACAATAAGGATGTCGATGACAGCAGTGTGATCCACTACGATGACGCTGCCATCTCGAAGCTTTTGGACCGAAACCAGGATGCGACTGACGACACGGAGCTGCAGAACATGAATGAGTATCTCAGCTCCTTTAAAGTGGCTCAGTATGTTGTGAGAGAAGAGGACGGTGTGGTAATGTGATCAGTATCTTACAACTGCCCCTTTGTAcatccctccctgtgccctctgctccctctcctgtccctgccagtgctccctgctctctctctctgggacTGCTCGAGCCCCTTGtctctggctctgcaggaggaggTGGAACGGGAGATCATCAAGCAGGAGGAGAACGTGGACCCTGACTactgggagaagctgctgcgGCACCACtatgagcagcagcaggaagatcTGGCCAGGAAcctggggaaagggaagagaatcCGCAAGCAGGTCAACTACAATGACACCTCTCAGGAGGACCAAGGTACGGCCACAGGTGCTCAGCTCCTGGCCAGGCTCACGGGACAGACAGAGCTGTCACTTGGAGTCTCTCGGCAGCTGGTAGATTGCCTGGATCTGTACTCCTCAGATTCCTAAACTTGGCAGTGTAGAGATTTTcgaagattattttctttttgtttattggTCTGTAAACTCTTGCTTTGCTGGAAGAATCTAGGAAAGACATGTCCGTgggcaaaatatttcaaattgtgGTTTTGGTGCTTAACAGAATGCTAATTCTGTAAAACCTGAGGACATGGTTTGCTGTTGCTGTGTCCCCCTCTCTTGCTGCCTGGCAGTGAATGCCTGTCATGCCCTCAGTCAGGCTCTGACCTGTCCAGCACATCCCTCCCCGCAGGGTCTTCTAACCTGGCCCCCACTGTGTTCTGCAGAGTGGCAGGACGAGCTCTCTGACAACCAGTCAGAGTATTCCATCGGCtctgaggatgaggatgaagacTTTGAAGAGAGGCCAGAAGGCCAGAGTGAGTTGATGTGTTTGATACTCCCTGGGATTTGGAAGCATCAGGAACGTCCGGGTTGGAGGGAATGGGGTGCCCAAGGCTTCTGTTCAGGGGACAGTGTCCCTGCTTTATGCCAGGTGAGGAGCTTTCCAGGGTAGGGAAGGCAGCCAGATTCTTCCTTGGCCTCTGTAGGACTGTGGTCTGGTCCACCATAAGGACCAGGCATGGTCCCCCCTTGCgtgggaagggcagaggagtGTCCTGGCCCGGGGAGTGGTGGCTGGAAGGGGCCCTGCAGTCTGGGCAGATGCTCTGGTCGGTTCTGCTCCTGtcaggagggagggcaggaggccTGGGGCACATGAGTTGTCTTCCCTTGCTCCCTGGCCCATCCATCACTGAGGCTCCTTGGCTCTAGGTGGCAGAAGACAATCCCGGAGACAGCTGAAGACTGACAGAGACAAACCTCTCCCTCCTTTGCTGGCAAGAGTTGGGGGGAACATCGAGGTGAGCCTCAGCCTCAGCCAgagcatggccagtgctgttGTGCCTGGGCTGCCTGCGGACTGGAACCCTCTGTGCTGAATCACTGGGATGTTAATCCTGGTCCAGCAAtgcctgtcacagctgtgaggcTCCAGGATGCCACGTGCTGCTGAGGCCACTCTGTGATCCCAGCGATGCCTTCGCTTCCCGCAGGTTCTGGGCTTCAACGCCCGGCAGCGCAAGGCGTTCCTGAATGCCATCATGCGCTGGGGAATGCCACCCCAGGATGCCTTCAACTCCCACTGGCTGGTCCGGGATCTGCGAGGGAAGAGCGAGAAGGAGTTCAGGTAGGGAGGTCTTGGCGGGCAGGCAAGGTTGGGAGCCTGCACCCCTTCGCTGTGGGCTCTTTTTGGGGAGACAGTGTCTGTTTCATTGAGGTGGCGTCTCTTGTTCCCTTCCTGGGTGTGAGACGTGGGGGACGGGGGATCGTGTGCGTGCTGGGTTGGGCAGGGAGGCCACGGGCCAGGGCTGAAGTCTGGCTTACCTGGCAGGGCGTACGTGTCTCTCTTCATGAGACACTTGTGTGAGCCCGGGGCGGACGGTGCTGAAACCTTTGCGGACGGCGTTCCCCGGGAAGGGCTGTCACGCCAGCACGTGCTGACTCGCATCGGGGTCATGTCACTAGTAAGGAAGAAGGTGAGTGAGTAAAATTATGAATGGGCCTTCTCAGGAATGTTCTGGAGACTTTTCCTGATGGGGTGGGTGCAGCAGTCCCACCATTTGGTCACTCTGTGGATGAGGAGCCTGGACGTGCCAGCTCCGTGCCACCAGCTGGGAATGTCCCTGTTTGACCTGATCACGTGTGTCTGTCCCAGGTCCAGGAGTTCGAGCATGTCAATGGGAAGTACAGCACCCCAGACCTGGTTCTTGAGGGCCCAGAGAGCAAGAGATCCAGTGAGGTTGTGTCTTCAGATCCCAACACACCTGTCCCAGCCAgtccagcacacacacacacggcaCCAGGGCCTCTTGCAGGTATCCAGGGGGTTGTAGCTGGGGTCTGGCTTGGGAGGGAGGTGGGCCGAGACACCAGGAGGTTTTCAGGTGCTTGACCCATTGGGCCCTGCTCAACAGCTTCCTGGCTTTGCTCTTCCTACAGACAAAATAGAAGCACAACTGGGTTTCCATGAGGAAAAGGACCCCGTGGAGCAGAAGCCCAGGAAGGTGTCTGACAGCCAGGTGAGGTGGCTTTGTTCAGCATCTCCTCCAGGAAGtttcccctgctctgcctgggaaCTTGAGGTACTCCCTAGGGAAGGGAGGGCTGGGCTGATCTGAAATGGGTGCTTGGCATTTAGGTGCCTGCAAGTGCCGAGGTGGAGAGCGAAGAGCACCCAGAAAGCTGTGACAACAAGGAGAGGCCAAGGGAAGAGAAGCAAGAGGATTGTGAAAAGGCTGAGCCTTCTTCTGAGCCCTTGGTCAAAGGTGAGGCTGTGTATCTTCTCGGTGTCACTATGGGAAACCTGAATGTTGCAAAGTCCTGcagaaattcctgaaaaaaaaagttgtaaatTGCACGAAATGGTTGTTTTGGGGGGCACtttttcctccagatgtctCAAGCAAGAGGGAAAGCTCGATACATTTATTtgataaaaagcagaagaatgtTCTGGTTGAAGTTCTTTGAGCATCTTGAGCGTACAAACAATACAGTTACTTTACCCTAAAAGGGAAAGTCTGTCTGGATAAGTAGGTTGTTCCCTGCAGAGCATTTTCCATGTCAAGCATTTCTTGTTCCCTCCTGCAGATGAGGGGATTCAAGAGCAAGAGAAGCCTTTGGAGAAGGCGGAGttgagcagcagcccagggaagggggaggagaaagaagtCAAACCAGGTGAGGCATAAGGCATGGAGAGAGAGGAGTGGGAAGAGTTCCCAGAGTGAGGCTAGTGCCTGGCACAGTGACAGAGTGTGCCCACAGGGTGGTGGCAAAGATGCcatcagcaccagcaccactgGTGCTCAGGAGGCACGAGTGGGAACAAGACCCTGTTGGGGTGGGCACTGTGTGCTAACAGTGGGCCCTGCTGGGAGGGGTTGGTGGCTTTTGCAGCAGTGTCTGGCTATTTgtggggcaggggtggcaccagTGGGCCTAGTGGTGGAGCACAATTCGGTCAATTCCTGGTGTTTGCCAAGCAGAGGAtggcaaggaggaggagaaggagccgAGTGATGCCCAGCAAAACGCTgacaaagaggaagaggaggaaggaaagaaggatgaCAAAAACATGAACTTCAGATTCATGTTCAACATCGCTGACGGTGGCTTCACAGGTAAGAGTGAGAGACGAGGTGTTGGcctctcctgcagagctgctgcagaggctctgaACCTGTTCAAGGGGTGTGACCCTTGTCACGGGCCATGGATGGGCTGGTGAGCAGCAGACCCGGGTCTGCGCTGTGCCTGTGGTCCTGGGAGGTTCCATCGCCCTCCCTGcccatgtgctgtgtgttgATCTGCAGTCCAGCTGCGTGACCAGCCTGCCTcccttctgcttctgcttccaCAGAGCTGCACACGCTGTGGCAGAATGAGGAGAGGGCTGCCATGTCCTCTGGCAAGATCTACGACATCTGGCACCGCCGACACGACTACTGGCTGTTGGCAGGAATCGTCACGTACCCTTtggcctggcagagcaggaggcagcgAGGCCAGAGAGGCCTCTCTGGGGgtgtgggagctgggctggcgCCACAGAGATGAGCAGGGAGAGGGTTTAGGGCCACGGGGTCGCTGTGGGGTGGTGGGCAGGCTGTTGGCTGGCTGGTTCTGCCCTTGACACTTGCCCACACCAGTCATGGCTATGCCCGCTGGCAGGACATCCAGAATGACCCACGCTACGTGATTCTGAACGAGCCCTTCAAGTCAGAGGTACACAAGGGGAACTACCTCGAGATGAAGAACAAGTTCCTTGCCCGGCGGTTTAAGGCAAGTGGCAGGTCCAGGGCTGGTGAGTCCTTACTGGTGAGAGGACCAGAGCGGCACCCTGAAATCTGGGGGgattttccagcattttctgtGAGTGAAGCGGAGAGTGGACTTTGCGAGGGGCTCTGTGGTTTATTGGTTTATAATGGGGTGGGGTCTGCTCCTGAATCCTTCCCCTCCTGCACCTGCCAGTTGCTGGAGCAGGCCCTGGTGATCGAGGAGCAGCTGCGGAGGGCAGCGTACCTCAACATGACCCAAGACCCCAGTCACCCGGCCATGGCACTGAACGCACGGCTGGCAGAAGTGGAGTGCCTTGCCGAGAGCCACCAGCACCTCTCCAAAGAGTCCCTGGCTGGGAACAAGCCTGCCAACGCTGTCCTGCACAAGGGTGagtgcctgcagggctgggggagtcTGCTCTGAGGCTGGGAGGGGTTCCCCACCCTCACCTGGGGAGCCAAGTCAGGACGTGTCCCCATCTTGTGTTTtctcagccaggagctgcctgctcctctcAGCTTGCTGGGTCTGGCAGGCACCCCCCCAAACAcctcctgctttgctttgcagtgCTGAACCAGcttgaggagctgctgagtgaCATGAAGGCTGATGTGACACGCTTGCCCTCCATGCTGTCCCGCATCCCGCCCGTGGCTGCCCGGCTGCAGATGTCAGAGCGGAGCATCCTCAGCCGCCTGGCCACCCGTGGAGGGGATCCAGCTGCCCAGGTCTGTGGGGACGGGCACAGAGCCCTGACTGTGACAGTCATGGTCAGGTCAGGGCTGCAGGCCCAtgtcttttctccctccttgcATCCCCAGGGCTCCTTTGGCTCTGCCCAGATCTTCAACAACAACTTTGGGCCAAATTTCCGTGGTCCTGGGCCAGGTGGGATTGTCAATTACAGCCAGATGCCTCTGGGACCCTACGTGACTGGTAGGTTGGGGTTTTGCTCTTGAGCAGAGAAATGAAGAGGGTGGATTTGGGTGGTCCAGGAGTGCTGCCAAAGGACAGTAGTGAGCAAGGTGTTTCCTCTGTCACCACAGATATTTAGCAGTTCCCATGattttcccctgcagctcccactccTAGCTGAGGTAAGGCTGTGCTTCCCGCTCTCTGTGCTCCATTTTCTGAGAAACAtgaaggggtggggggggttaAATGGAGGCTCCATTTTGGGCTGCCCCTCAGTGCCAGTATCTGGCTGCAGCCTCTGACTCGAGCATCCACAGTGGAGGTTGGAGCAGatccttcctgcagcccctcccagATGGGGTTGGCATGTGGGGAGGGTCTGGATTTGGTTGATGGGAAGCCCTCCCCTCTtcttccagcagccctgggggacAGTCCCCTGGCCACAAGCCGCTGTCGCCAGAGGTCGGCGGGGAAATTGTGCCAGCGTTACCCGCGTGGAAGACGAGCTGCCGCCGGCGCTGCCGCGCTGTCCCACTCCCGCTTCAAGTGTGCTTTGCCTGCTGCGGCCCCCGTGGgagcggcggggctgggggttTGTGTCCGTGTACATTTTTTGCACTTTCTTATTGAAGACTTGAAGAGTTTGTCTGGGCAAAGTGGGccgaggggaggggagggagggctggagtTGCGGTGTTTGTCCAGTTGTGTTGGCAGGTGTGGGGGTGAGTGGAGGCCAGTGGTGCCATGTCCCAAGCCGGCTGTGCTCCCCAGCTTCCCCCTAAGGGCTCTCTCTTCGTCCTTGTGGTGTTTGAGCAAGCCCACGCCTGCTGCCGCCCTGCTGGaatccctggcactgctgtggtgTGGCTGGGGGTCCACATGTGCTGGGCTTGGGGCAGGCAGATGGAAGGGATGTGggtgggacagaggggacagctggAACTGGGATGGGGATACCTCGAGCGTGGTGACACCGGCAGCCGTAAGCAACGCCCCTGCATCCGCTTCGTGCTCTGTGTGTCCCGGtttctgttctgtgttttaATAAATCCTTTGGGAAGGACGCAGTGGAGTCTGGCAGGGGAATGGATGGTGGGCTGGCCTGGGGAGGGCCCTGGCCATGGTCTTGGTACCCCTGTTGTCCTGCACATGTTCACACACAAAGAAACAGACACAGACCACTATACACACAGGCATGTACAGACGTGTGCACGTGgagacacagggacatggacagACGAACACAGACATGAGAATGTTGTGTGTATCTACACAGATACTGTAATCTCTGCATGAGTGCACATGTACATATGCCTACATCACCCCCAGTCGTGTACCTCTTCATAAACAGCATGTGTAGATCTGTGTACACACACGTAGATATACACAGAACTGTTAGGTTTTAGATctgtatgtgtgcatatataaaTCAGCTATACTGATTTATTTAGGTACTGCTATGGGGGTGTGTAATACACACCTGTATATTATACATGTCTACA is drawn from Hirundo rustica isolate bHirRus1 chromosome 22, bHirRus1.pri.v3, whole genome shotgun sequence and contains these coding sequences:
- the CHD5 gene encoding chromodomain-helicase-DNA-binding protein 5 isoform X3, translating into MIQCGERKRDRVEEGDGYETDHQDYCEVCQQGGEIILCDTCPRAYHLVCLDPELEKAPEGKWSCPHCEKEGIQWEPKEEEEEEEDGGEEEEDDHMEFCRVCKDGGELLCCDTCPSSYHLHCLNPPLPEIPNGEWLCPRCTCPPLKGKVQRILHWAWKEPPAAALPAPLPAADPELALPPPKVLEGIPEREFFVKWAGLSYWHCSWVKELQLELYHTVMYRNYQRKNDMDEPPAFDYGSGDEDSQREKRKNKDPQYAKMEERFYRYGIKPEWMMIHRILNHSFDKKGDIHYLIKWKDLPYDQCTWEIDDIDIPYYENLKLLYWNHRELMLGEDARPLKKLNKKGKKLKEEKLEKPPETPLVDPTVKFDKQPWYIDATGGTLHPYQLEGLNWLRFSWAQGTDTILADEMGLGKTVQTIVFLYSLYKEGHSKGPYLVSAPLSTIINWEREFEMWAPDFYVVTYTGDKESRSVIRENEFSFEDNAIRSGKKVFRMKKEAQIKFHVLLTSYELITIDQAVLGSIEWACLVVDEAHRLKNNQSKFFRVLNSYKIDYKLLLTGTPLQNNLEELFHLLNFLTPERFNNLEGFLEEFADISKEDQIKKLHDLLGPHMLRRLKADVFKNMPAKTELIVRVELSQMQKKYYKFILTRNFEALNSKGGGNQVSLLNIMMDLKKCCNHPYLFPVAAVEAPVLPNGSYDGNSLVKSSGKLMLLQKMLKKLRDGGHRVLIFSQMTKMLDLLEDFLEYEGYKYERIDGGITGGLRQEAIDRFNAPGAQQFCFLLSTRAGGLGINLATADTVIIYDSDWNPHNDIQAFSRAHRIGQNKKVMIYRFVTRASVEERITQVAKRKMMLTHLVVRPGLGSKSGSMTKQELDDILKFGTEELFKDDVEGMVSQGQRIAMADAVTPFSDTLSTKGGAATPGMKKKHGGTPPGDNKDVDDSSVIHYDDAAISKLLDRNQDATDDTELQNMNEYLSSFKVAQYVVREEDGVEEVEREIIKQEENVDPDYWEKLLRHHYEQQQEDLARNLGKGKRIRKQVNYNDTSQEDQEWQDELSDNQSEYSIGSEDEDEDFEERPEGQSGRRQSRRQLKTDRDKPLPPLLARVGGNIEVLGFNARQRKAFLNAIMRWGMPPQDAFNSHWLVRDLRGKSEKEFRAYVSLFMRHLCEPGADGAETFADGVPREGLSRQHVLTRIGVMSLVRKKVQEFEHVNGKYSTPDLVLEGPESKRSSEVVSSDPNTPVPASPAHTHTAPGPLADKIEAQLGFHEEKDPVEQKPRKVSDSQVPASAEVESEEHPESCDNKERPREEKQEDCEKAEPSSEPLVKDEGIQEQEKPLEKAELSSSPGKGEEKEVKPEDGKEEEKEPSDAQQNADKEEEEEGKKDDKNMNFRFMFNIADGGFTELHTLWQNEERAAMSSGKIYDIWHRRHDYWLLAGIVTHGYARWQDIQNDPRYVILNEPFKSEVHKGNYLEMKNKFLARRFKLLEQALVIEEQLRRAAYLNMTQDPSHPAMALNARLAEVECLAESHQHLSKESLAGNKPANAVLHKVLNQLEELLSDMKADVTRLPSMLSRIPPVAARLQMSERSILSRLATRGGDPAAQGSFGSAQIFNNNFGPNFRGPGPGGIVNYSQMPLGPYVTDI